In Geopsychrobacter electrodiphilus DSM 16401, a single window of DNA contains:
- a CDS encoding ArnT family glycosyltransferase, whose protein sequence is MRAVLGVMENLEKGSRAYFFLLLLGLLFFLPGLSTLPPTDRDEARFAQASKQMVETGNYIDIRFQEVPRYKKPIGIYWLQAASVNLMGEPLNVIWPYRIPSLLGALATVLLTCFFGRRFFNRRVGLLAGVLVASCLLLGVESRLAKTDASLLGTIALMQGALGLIYLERQERHRGRWPLVLLFWLACGAGVLIKGPLSPVIALATILSLAAADRNISLLRAIRPLPGLLMVVAMVLPWFIAIQNATHGEFLQKAFFGDFLPKLLAGQESHGAPPGYYLLLFPILFWPGSLLVMHFLPRLWRRRSEDAVRFLFAWLIPAWIIFELVPTKLPHYVMPFFPAIAILTAAGLCQAGRLEPATGWVRRLILALGTLVWCVGAVILMLGLPLLPAWFGQFQPWHILPFAGGVLVLRGAWKLRHNLPPLSVMPLFLGGALLILPLSFADILPRLSIAWPSQEVAEILQHRPPGELISVGFGEPSLPFLNGTKTRMTDAAGAVPLLADPQFRYLLLEGRQKQRLQELAPAELGQMHLVQSFSSYNYSKGKKMRLELYAKP, encoded by the coding sequence ATGCGGGCCGTATTAGGTGTGATGGAAAATCTGGAAAAGGGGAGCCGCGCCTATTTCTTTCTGCTGTTGCTCGGACTGCTGTTTTTTCTGCCAGGCTTAAGCACTCTGCCGCCGACGGATCGCGACGAAGCGCGCTTTGCTCAGGCGAGCAAGCAGATGGTTGAGACCGGAAATTATATTGATATCCGTTTTCAGGAGGTGCCGCGCTACAAGAAGCCGATCGGCATTTACTGGCTGCAAGCTGCGAGCGTTAACCTGATGGGCGAGCCGCTGAATGTTATCTGGCCCTATCGGATCCCCTCCTTGTTGGGGGCCTTGGCAACGGTCCTTTTGACCTGCTTCTTCGGGCGCCGGTTTTTCAACCGACGGGTCGGACTGCTGGCCGGTGTCCTGGTCGCCAGCTGTCTGTTGCTCGGGGTCGAGTCACGTCTGGCCAAGACCGATGCCAGTCTGCTGGGCACGATTGCGTTGATGCAGGGTGCGCTGGGACTGATCTACCTGGAAAGACAGGAGCGTCACCGGGGTCGCTGGCCGCTGGTGCTGCTCTTCTGGCTGGCCTGCGGCGCCGGGGTTCTGATCAAGGGGCCCCTGTCTCCAGTGATTGCGCTGGCGACCATTTTGTCTCTGGCGGCGGCTGATCGTAACATCAGTCTGTTGCGAGCGATTCGTCCTCTGCCGGGCTTGTTGATGGTGGTGGCGATGGTTCTCCCCTGGTTCATTGCGATCCAGAATGCCACCCACGGGGAATTTTTACAGAAGGCCTTCTTCGGAGATTTTCTGCCGAAGCTGCTGGCGGGGCAGGAGTCCCACGGGGCGCCGCCCGGCTATTATCTGCTGCTCTTTCCTATTCTTTTCTGGCCGGGTTCGTTGCTGGTGATGCATTTTCTGCCGCGCCTGTGGCGCCGCCGCAGCGAGGATGCCGTAAGGTTTCTCTTCGCCTGGCTCATTCCGGCCTGGATTATCTTTGAACTGGTGCCGACCAAGCTGCCCCATTATGTAATGCCCTTTTTCCCGGCGATTGCCATTCTGACCGCGGCCGGCTTATGTCAGGCAGGACGGCTCGAACCGGCGACCGGGTGGGTGCGTCGTCTTATCCTTGCTCTCGGGACCCTGGTCTGGTGTGTTGGAGCCGTGATCCTGATGCTGGGGTTGCCCCTGTTGCCGGCCTGGTTCGGTCAGTTCCAACCCTGGCACATCCTCCCCTTTGCCGGCGGGGTGCTGGTCTTGCGCGGGGCGTGGAAGCTGCGGCATAACCTGCCGCCGTTGTCGGTTATGCCCTTGTTCCTGGGGGGGGCCTTATTGATTCTGCCATTGAGCTTTGCCGACATTCTGCCACGACTCTCCATCGCCTGGCCGAGTCAGGAGGTGGCCGAAATCCTCCAGCATCGTCCCCCGGGAGAGCTGATTTCCGTCGGCTTTGGCGAGCCCAGCTTACCTTTTTTGAATGGCACCAAAACGCGCATGACGGATGCCGCAGGGGCCGTTCCGTTACTGGCTGACCCCCAATTCCGTTATCTGCTGCTCGAAGGGCGTCAGAAACAGCGGCTGCAGGAACTGGCGCCCGCTGAGCTGGGGCAGATGCATCTTGTCCAGTCTTTTAGCAGCTATAACTACTCCAAGGGAAAAAAGATGAGGCTCGAGTTGTATGCCAAGCCCTGA
- a CDS encoding phosphatase PAP2 family protein, whose translation MPSPEPRRAGLLIGGGVFVLLLCGLSTVYFDRVAINYFLAADPFSLKIFDAMTQWGDSLYSLLLGAGLYFGCRLRLRGKIDAAKRLWLERWQQRGLFLFVAVASSGLLTDLIKFICGRARPVKLLTENLYGFSFFETSSKMTSFPSGHSNTAAAIALVVWYIWPKSWPLGLLLTGGVMLSRVALLKHYPSDTLAGAYLAVVTTFYLFHLFRRRYPALFTRGDL comes from the coding sequence ATGCCAAGCCCTGAACCGCGGCGCGCAGGTCTGTTGATTGGCGGCGGGGTGTTCGTCCTGCTGCTCTGTGGTCTCTCCACTGTCTATTTTGATCGGGTGGCGATCAATTATTTTCTGGCCGCTGACCCTTTCAGCCTCAAAATTTTTGACGCCATGACCCAATGGGGAGACTCGCTCTATTCCCTGTTGCTGGGGGCCGGATTGTATTTTGGCTGTCGTTTGCGTTTGCGCGGCAAAATAGACGCGGCGAAACGCCTGTGGCTCGAGCGCTGGCAACAGCGCGGTCTCTTCCTGTTCGTGGCTGTCGCCAGTTCCGGACTCCTGACCGACCTGATCAAGTTTATCTGTGGTCGGGCCCGGCCGGTCAAACTTCTGACCGAAAATCTTTACGGCTTCTCCTTCTTCGAGACCTCCTCGAAGATGACCTCCTTCCCCTCGGGGCACAGCAACACTGCGGCCGCCATCGCGCTGGTGGTCTGGTATATCTGGCCGAAAAGCTGGCCGCTTGGGCTGCTGTTGACCGGCGGGGTTATGCTGAGTCGGGTGGCGCTGCTCAAGCACTATCCTTCAGACACTCTGGCCGGGGCCTATCTGGCCGTGGTCACCACTTTTTACCTGTTTCATCTCTTTCGGCGGCGGTATCCGGCGCTCTTCACGCGGGGCGACCTATGA
- a CDS encoding phosphatase PAP2 family protein, producing the protein MMPSRHELQRDFLLPLVIILSLSLLISQTDFDRTLAGFFYQPPAGWVFGEDWLWATLYRFGMVPGLILAFGGLLLALAGTWVKRLHRYWRPATFLVLMALIGPGLLVSLVGKEMWGRPRPIDTIDFGGFRPYHQVYQPAGPDMGKSFPSGHAAIGFYLIAPFFVLRRKRRKLALSALAIGVAYGALMSVGRIAQGGHYLTDVLWSGYLVHLSGMLFYYLLDPEREI; encoded by the coding sequence ATGATGCCGAGCCGGCACGAACTGCAGCGTGATTTTCTGCTGCCGTTGGTGATCATCCTGTCCCTGTCGTTGCTGATCAGTCAGACTGATTTTGATCGAACCCTGGCCGGGTTTTTCTATCAGCCCCCGGCGGGTTGGGTGTTCGGCGAGGATTGGCTGTGGGCGACGCTTTATCGGTTCGGCATGGTGCCAGGGCTGATCCTGGCGTTCGGCGGGCTACTGCTGGCGCTGGCCGGGACCTGGGTAAAGCGCTTGCACCGCTATTGGCGTCCGGCGACATTTTTAGTGCTTATGGCCTTGATCGGTCCCGGGCTGCTGGTGAGCCTGGTCGGTAAGGAGATGTGGGGTCGGCCGCGACCCATAGATACCATCGATTTTGGCGGTTTTCGACCCTATCATCAGGTCTATCAGCCCGCCGGCCCCGATATGGGGAAATCCTTCCCCTCCGGGCATGCCGCCATCGGGTTTTATCTGATTGCGCCCTTCTTTGTGCTGCGGCGAAAACGGCGCAAACTGGCCTTGAGCGCGCTGGCTATCGGTGTGGCTTATGGCGCCCTGATGAGCGTCGGGCGCATCGCGCAGGGGGGGCATTACCTGACGGACGTCCTCTGGAGCGGCTATCTGGTTCACCTGAGTGGCATGCTCTTTTACTATCTGCTGGATCCTGAGCGGGAGATTTGA
- a CDS encoding ArnT family glycosyltransferase: protein MTIQNENAQWTRRALILLTAISLWRLLYLFIVPLDLGPDEAYYWDWSRRLAFGYFSKPPLIAWINALTTALFGATSVSVRLPAVVLGGLGLWGLFLAARRIYSAEVGFWTLVVWLATPATAALGLIMATDVLLICCWSLALWTLWHSLEDDTFGWKLATALLIGIGTLGKQMMLVFPLLMLIYLLLSPQDRPQLKRPWPWLVVCGSLLFLIPPLWWNAQHDWITFRHTAHNIGGSNPDMLARLATFSEFVGSQLGLLSPLSWLLLVALAFSLLLQLKKLPRQTLYLLCFNLIGLIGFFLMSFKKSINPNWPAVFYPAGMILLAAWGRGALNAGRLDRLRRFFNPAWKLGLILLLAGYLLPFVSQNLLDLGRKDPTWRIRGWQEAGRVTAEILAQQPHSDKTFILGIERKHAAESAFYLPDHPRTYRWAGDPPVVSSQYEVWPGPFDRIGWDALILSDSGTPLPPKLLERFSRVIPLQKKEIDLGGSLPRRLDYYLGENLKSWPQRP from the coding sequence ATGACAATACAAAACGAAAACGCCCAATGGACCCGCCGTGCCCTGATTCTGCTGACCGCCATCAGCCTCTGGCGTCTGCTCTATCTGTTTATCGTACCCCTCGACCTGGGCCCCGACGAGGCCTACTACTGGGACTGGTCACGACGACTGGCCTTCGGCTACTTCAGCAAGCCGCCCCTGATCGCCTGGATCAATGCCCTGACAACCGCGCTATTCGGCGCCACCTCAGTCTCCGTAAGGCTCCCCGCGGTCGTCCTCGGGGGGCTCGGCCTCTGGGGGCTGTTTCTGGCCGCGCGGCGGATTTACTCTGCCGAGGTCGGCTTCTGGACCCTGGTCGTCTGGCTCGCAACCCCGGCCACCGCCGCCCTTGGGCTGATTATGGCAACTGACGTTCTGCTGATCTGCTGCTGGAGTTTGGCGCTCTGGACCCTGTGGCACAGCCTGGAGGATGATACCTTCGGCTGGAAGCTGGCGACCGCGCTGCTGATCGGCATCGGCACCCTGGGCAAGCAGATGATGCTGGTCTTTCCATTGCTGATGCTGATCTATCTGCTGCTCAGCCCTCAGGATCGGCCACAACTCAAACGCCCCTGGCCCTGGCTGGTCGTTTGCGGCAGTCTGCTTTTTCTGATCCCGCCGCTGTGGTGGAATGCACAGCACGACTGGATCACCTTTCGCCACACCGCACATAATATCGGCGGCAGCAACCCCGATATGCTGGCGCGTCTCGCTACTTTTAGCGAGTTTGTCGGCTCACAGCTCGGGCTGCTCTCACCCTTAAGCTGGTTACTGCTGGTCGCGCTGGCCTTCAGCCTGCTGCTGCAGCTGAAAAAGCTGCCGCGACAGACCCTTTACCTGCTCTGCTTCAATTTGATCGGTCTTATCGGCTTCTTCCTGATGAGCTTCAAGAAGAGCATTAACCCCAACTGGCCAGCTGTTTTCTATCCTGCCGGGATGATCCTGCTCGCCGCCTGGGGACGCGGAGCGCTTAACGCCGGGCGCCTTGATCGGCTGCGCCGGTTCTTCAATCCGGCCTGGAAACTCGGGCTGATCTTGCTTTTGGCCGGGTATCTGCTCCCCTTTGTCAGCCAGAACCTGCTCGATTTGGGGCGTAAGGACCCAACCTGGCGGATCCGTGGCTGGCAAGAAGCAGGTCGTGTGACAGCAGAGATCCTGGCGCAGCAACCCCACTCGGATAAAACCTTTATCCTCGGGATTGAACGTAAACACGCGGCCGAATCCGCCTTTTACCTCCCGGATCATCCCCGCACCTACCGCTGGGCGGGTGATCCACCAGTCGTCAGCTCACAGTACGAAGTCTGGCCAGGTCCCTTCGACCGCATCGGCTGGGATGCCTTGATCCTCAGTGATTCAGGCACGCCCTTGCCGCCAAAGTTGCTTGAACGCTTCAGCAGGGTGATTCCGTTACAGAAAAAAGAGATCGATCTGGGGGGAAGTCTGCCGCGCAGGCTCGACTATTATCTGGGTGAGAATTTAAAGAGCTGGCCGCAACGGCCCTGA